A genome region from Plasmodium vinckei vinckei genome assembly, chromosome: PVVCY_07 includes the following:
- a CDS encoding exonuclease, putative has product MKIIKYTYNSIYTISKYNFVLNNTIQSILLKNIKNVNTVRKGRQFYGTGISQKKDDEISCKYYNDNIKAILPNKDSPNNYKDIKVIENEKEGEEAAEEINCNDIIAVDFEGTNLGRYGKVCLMQIYTEIEKKDKVFEKYYIFDLLNKSVINSVKKIIENKKTLKVIHDCREDSSALYNQLDIKFENVYDTLRAHMLLLEKKKENDIYQVSFLNLLHDYLGVKDDCLNNIKKEMYKNDKIWEIRPLSKISIIYALKNVKYLLPIYKIFDKLISKKEVLEKSQDFVNYCFLNSRYKLPVDLAKRGNIIEAMLVSKSILNCVFKLNSTRKGIACTPSSVAQFNNVKVGDVVMCVVSNKSIDQKILYLCKHDDVYDYWNLKERPRGKFKPSIHENAVDPMIEFCDNENLS; this is encoded by the coding sequence atgaaaataataaaatatacttataatagcatatatacaatctccaaatataatttcgttttaaataatacaattcAAAGCATTCTtctgaaaaatataaaaaatgtgaataCTGTTCGAAAGGGCAGGCAGTTTTATGGAACAGGTATTTCACAAAAAAAGGATGATGAAATAAGTTGTAAATATTacaatgataatattaaagCCATATTACCAAACAAAGATTCTCCAAACAATTATAAAGACATTAAGGttatagaaaatgaaaaagaggGGGAAGAAGCAGCTGAAGAAATAAACTGTAATGACATTATTGCAGTAGATTTCGAAGGAACGAATTTAGGGCGGTATGGTAAAGTATGCTTAATGCAGATATATACAGAAATTGAAAAGAAAGATAAAGTGTTTgagaaatattatatattcgATTTATTAAACAAGTCTGTAATAAATAGTgtaaaaaagataattgaaaataaaaaaacattgaAAGTGATTCATGATTGTAGAGAAGATAGTTCTGCTTTATATAACCAGTTAGATATAAAGTTTGAAAATGTTTATGATACGTTAAGAGCACATATGCTTttattggaaaaaaaaaaagaaaatgatatatatcaaGTAAGTTTTTTAAACCTTTTACATGATTATTTAGGGGTTAAAGATGattgtttaaataatataaaaaaagaaatgtataaaaatgataaaatatggGAAATAAGACCATTAAGTAAAATTTCCATTATTTatgctttaaaaaatgttaaataCTTACTAcctatttacaaaatatttgacAAATTAATATCTAAGAAAGAAGTATTGGAAAAATCACAAgattttgtaaattattGTTTTCTTAATTCTCGTTATAAATTGCCCGTGGATTTAGCAAAAAGAGGGAATATAATAGAAGCGATGCTAGTAAGTAAATCTATCTTAAATTgtgtttttaaattgaaTAGTACAAGAAAGGGAATAGCTTGTACACCGTCATCGGTTGCACAATTTAATAACGTAAAAGTGGGGGATGTCGTAATGTGTGTAGTCAGTAATAAATCGATAgatcaaaaaattttatatctatGCAAACATGATGATGTATATGATTATTGgaatttaaaagaaagaCCTAGGGGTAAATTCAAGCCATCGATTCATGAGAATGCTGTAGATCCTATGATTGAATTTTGTGacaatgaaaatttatCCTAA